From Nicotiana tabacum cultivar K326 chromosome 22, ASM71507v2, whole genome shotgun sequence, one genomic window encodes:
- the LOC107768670 gene encoding tobamovirus multiplication protein 2B, translating into MATSTSTGKTGSSSRDGSAKTMVADQIIQSIQSTSNLLHLMLQSSPSQAELMKLPKTLFAKTPTIKNTELVLEQLPQVISALDAHMENGLQSVPQLKTVMQLLSNMENGQLKTLSRAQATQQETESVNQSPETS; encoded by the exons ATGGCAACGTCGACGTCGACCGGCAAAACCGGCAGCAGCAGCAGAGATGGGTCAGCTAAAACGATGGTAGCTGATCAAATCATTCAGTCTATTCAGTCCACTTCCAATCTCCTCCATCTCATGCTTCAGTCCTCCCCATCTCAG GCAGAACTGATGAAGCTACCAAAGACTCTTTTTGCTAAGACACCTACAATCAAGAATACAGAGTTG GTATTGGAGCAGTTGCCTCAGGTGATTTCAGCATTGGATGCTCATATGGAAAACGGGTTACAAAG TGTTCCGCAGCTGAAAACTGTAATGCAGCTGCTCTCAAACATGGAAAACGGCCAGCTCAAGACCTTATCTAGGGCTCAAGCCACACAGCAG